In Aridibaculum aurantiacum, the following proteins share a genomic window:
- the mobA gene encoding molybdenum cofactor guanylyltransferase has translation MIGLVLCGGQSKRMGRDKGLLTTSKKVTWAQQCFSVLAKLEIPVVISVNPAQRTQYKRIFPFHDLVMDDQELNIHGPLLGLLSVHQKYPTEDVFVLACDMVEMNPVVLQNLYNLYLHNKGKMTCVFKKDTAAEPLCAIYTTKDLKKIRQWHRKGQLEKFSMNYLLEKLDVLSIDVPVEWKDYFRNYNTLSNVQVYAR, from the coding sequence ATGATCGGGCTTGTATTGTGTGGCGGACAGAGTAAACGCATGGGAAGAGATAAAGGTCTTTTGACCACCAGTAAGAAAGTTACGTGGGCGCAACAATGTTTCTCTGTGCTGGCCAAACTTGAAATACCTGTTGTGATTTCTGTAAATCCTGCACAGCGTACCCAGTATAAACGGATTTTCCCTTTCCACGACCTTGTAATGGATGACCAGGAACTGAACATCCATGGACCATTATTGGGATTATTGAGTGTACACCAGAAGTATCCGACTGAAGATGTTTTTGTTTTAGCCTGTGATATGGTGGAAATGAATCCAGTGGTGCTTCAGAACCTGTATAACCTGTACCTGCATAACAAGGGTAAAATGACCTGTGTCTTCAAAAAAGATACAGCTGCTGAACCTCTTTGTGCCATTTATACCACCAAAGACCTGAAGAAGATCAGGCAGTGGCACCGCAAGGGACAGCTGGAGAAATTTAGCATGAATTACCTATTGGAAAAGCTGGATGTGCTTTCTATTGATGTGCCTGTAGAATGGAAGGATTACTTCAGGAACTATAATACCTTAAGTAATGTGCAAGTATATGCGCGTTAG